From the genome of bacterium:
TACGAGAGTTACTAATTAAGTTTGATAATTTCCACACATTTCCACTTGTCCCGGTAGTTGATGAAGATAAAAAGTTAGTGGGGCTGGTAAGGTTGCGCAATCTCATTGACGTTTTCTTTCCATATAATAGGGAACTTTTAAGGATATCACCCTTTGTTGATGAGGTCTGGGATGAAAATATTTTCAAGGTTGAGATTGGACCGGAGCTGGGAATTCTCGTCGTTATGGCAGACATTATGGACGAGGATTTTGCGGTGATAAAAGGCGATGAGGAGATAGAAAAAGCCTATGAGCAGTTGAAAATTCATAAGAGTGAGCAGATGCCAGTTGTTGATGGGGAGGGAAGGCTACAGGGTATTATTGGATTGTTTGATATCGTGAGATATTTGTTTAAGCAGAAAGGTATTTATTAGGAATGCATCTAAGCCCCGTATTAAGTTTAGGTATTATATTTCTTACAGGTTTCTTTGCCTTTAAAATAGTAGGAAAAGTAAGGCTTCCCACAGTTACAGGATATCTCATTCTCGGGATAATTATTGGAGAAGAGTTTCTGAATCTTGTGTCAGATAAAGTTCTATCTTCCTCCTCATTTGTCTCATCAATTGTCTTGGGGTTTGTGGCATTTACTTTGGGTCAAAATTTTTCTCTGCAAAGGTTTAAAAGGATTGGGAAAACCGTGATATTAATTTCCATTTTTGAGTCAGTATGTGCGTGGTTCATTGTGACCTTTGCCTTTTACTTTATTTTGAGGCAGTCTTTTTATGTCTCAATAATATTTGGTGCGATAGCATCTGCTACAGCTCCTGCTGCAACCGTAATGGTTGTGAGAGAATCCGGAGCCAAAGGACTTTTTACGAATATACTGCTTGGCATTGTGGCTATTGATGATGCCTGGTGTCTCATTATTTTTTCTCTTTCTCTTGCGATTGCAAAAGTTTTTGTGATGCGTGGAAGCAGTGGACTTGCGATAGTGCTTGAAGCAGTGGGACGTGGTGTTCTTGAAGTAGGTGGTGCCTTTGCCCTTGGGATATCCCTTGGCTTCTTGTTTAAGATCCTTTCAAAGTTAGTTAAAACGGAGCAGGGACTTGAGATTTACACACTTGGCTTTATTTTCCTTGCTATTGGAATAGCCGAGCATCTTCACGTATCCGTCCTTCTTTCCAGTATGGTTCTGGGCGCTACTGTTGTGAATACTTTGAAGGGAGATAATAGGTTCTTTCAGGTTATTAAGGGCCTGGAATACCCCCTTTACCTTCTCTTTTTTGTTCTCGCAGGCGCCAACTTAGAGCTTGAGTCTTTGAAGCATCTTGGTATATTTAGCGTTGTTTACCTTTTTGCAAGAGTGCTTGGCAAGGTCCTGGGGGCCAGATTAGGGGCACTACTTGGAAGGGCACCCAAGAATATCCAAAAGTACGTGGGTTTTGGACTAATTCCCCAGGCAGGAGTGGCTCTTGGTGTGGCGCTTATAGCAAAAAGTGATTTTCCAGCTTACGGAGCGATAATTTTTGATACCATTGTTAGTACAACCGTACTTTATGAAATCTTTGGTCCTATTGTCACTAAGTGGGCATTGTTAAAGGCCGGAGATATAAGCCTGTCTCACGAAGCTTCGGGTGCTTAATGCTCTTACCTCTTCGCTTTTAAAAGTTAATGGATTAGTTTTAATACTCGTTTGAAACACAAGAATTCAATACTGTCCTTAGTTTTGAGGTTTAAAAATGACGGTGTTGTGCAATTTTCCGCAAATTTTAAAGTGGTAAGCTCAAAAGGGATTTGAAGAGCCCTGCTATTGAGTTTATGTTTGTTTTAATTCCTCACGGGACTGAGATAAGTAATGAGGACAGGAAGACTTCACGCGAGAGATTTAAATTACCATCGGAAGATAAGATACCTCTTATGTTCGGTTTGTGGAACCTAAGAATCTTTACATAGTGCTTTAGGCTTAGAAAGAAATTTCCGAAAAAATGGAGGATGTTTATCTCTTCGGTGCTGGGGCTTGCTCCAACTGCAAAACAGAAAGACAAGGATTATGTTGAGTTTGTTTATAAAAAGATAGAGGAATTTGGGTTAAAAGAAAAAGTCATTTTCCCTAATTATTTCTATCCTAATGGGGATGTACCATATATTTTTAGTGCAATGATGTTGCTCTTTTCCCATATTATGAAGAGGATAGATCTGCTTCTACTTCATTCCATCTTGCAATTGGAGCTGGAGAACATTCATTGCATCAAGAATCCGTAAGTTTGAAGGATTTGAAAAATATTTCTGATTTTACCCTATAATTCTTCCAGAATTGCAAGGGCCGTATAGAGATTGCTTGAGGATGAAGAATTCAAGAATTATGTGTTTAAAAAGGCTGAGGAGTAAAAGAAGGAAACCTCCTGGGCGGTAACATCTAAGAAATATGTCGAGATTTACAGAAAATGGTGAAGGTAAAAGGAGAAGATAGGGCAGGAACCCAGGTAATAATAACGAAGGAAGGCATTCTTCTTATTTACCATGCTGTTGGTGAAATAAGTCAGGAAATTGGATCACTCTACGGACTTAGTAATTGTATTGAGAGGGCTTATTCTGTAAATCTCGCAATTTTGGGCCCTGAGAACCCTTACAGAATTCTGGCAAGGACAAAATATCCTCTGTACGTACCTTTGAAATCTTGTGAACTGTATGGTAGTGAAAAATATCCTATAGATGTGCCAGTTGTTGTTTTTCTAACAGGGGCAATCTTTATTGAAAATAAGCTCCTCGACCATGCTGTAGCGGGGGACAAATATATTGTTCTTTTTAGTGCGGACATTAATAAGCTAATTGAGTATATGTTTAGGCAAAATATAAGATAGGCGGACAATGCATACCAAATGGGCGGAATGTATCATCCTATCCGAAATATGCGGGAGTCTTTTGTATTCCTTTGTCTTGAGCAATAAAATATAGTAATCATGTTAGTGAAACTGATATATATTTATCTTGTGTCGCTTTCATTTTACTCAGGAACGAAGCCCTTTGTTATTAATATAGGTAGAGGAGAGGGCTTCAGGGATCTTAAGGACATATGCCAGAAAGGCACGAGGTCCCATATGCAGATGATGGTAAATCTTCTTTCCTTTGATAACTACCGCGTAGTATTGCTTAAGGAGTGGTATTTTGGGGGAAAGGTAGATAATACCGAGAAAGCATACAAATTCTTGGTCGATGGAAAGAAGATAAGACTTTCTGGTTTTCCTTATTATAACGGAATGTACACGTATTCCCCTACTTTTCTGGCGGTTTTTAAGAAAAAGGTTGAATGGGAGTATATAACTTCGGACAGCTGCAAGAATGATTTTGTGCTCAAATATCCAGGAGAGGGTTTGTATCTTCTTAAGCTTGGAACAAGAACACACATAGAATCGTGTAAGATTATGAGTTTTGATTCGGTAACTGTTGAGTTTTCACCGTTATATCAGACTCAAAATAGTGTCGTGTTTCTTTTGAGAGTAGAAAATACTGTGGGGGACAGTATAAAAATAGCTATTTCTCGCGAAGGCAGGCCACTGAAAGATATATTAATTGAATCCGGCGAAATGTATCTTGGCATTACGGACAATAAGCATTATTGCCTTCAGGTAGGCATTCTTAATCTATGCTTACCTGAAGCACTCGAATAACCAGGTAAAAGAAAAAAGCAGTAAGGTCCCTTATAGAACATAATAAGGCGCTAACTACATTATTTTTGAAGCAAGGACTTACACTATATGCAAGAACTTTTTTACGAGCTTGTTGAGTACTTATTTTACTAAACACTGTCAAAGAACATTGCCAGCCCTTCCTGAATCAAAGCCTGTTCAGGATTAACAATGGTGTTATATGCTATTATCTGGGTATCCTCATGGGAACCGATGCATTTTATTTTTTCGTTGTACACTGCATATATGCTGTTTGGCAGGATCACAGCGCCGTTTGCAGGTTAGTTGTCTCCATAAATTTCTCCTGATTCTTCCTGGGATTCACATAAAAAATAATTGATTTTAAAGTTCATTTTTACTTTTAAAACCCTGCAAATGTAGTAATAACCATTCTCCAGAAGCGTTATTATATCGGAAATGTCCTTTTTGGCGAGAGATCCTTTGTGATAATTAAAAACATAATGCTTTGTTTCTTTCCTTGCCCAGTCATAAATGCCTCCTGTAAGTTTTGAGCCAAAAGCAAGTTTGTTATCTGCACCCTATCTATCTTGTATTATCCGGACCAAGTTTCTATAATCACTTTTATTATCGTAGAGTAAAATGCACAAAACAATAAACAACATAGAAGATGCAAGGGCAAGGGATACAAAGGTGTCAGAAGTGAAGTTTTAGTATGATATTGGCATCTATTTTACGCAATGTACTTTGTGATGGGAGAGAACGTTAACTTATAGAACCCAATAAGATTGCAGATATAAGATGTGTTTGATTTTAAAAAGTACACGGAAATTTAAAGCAACTTCATTTAGGCTCAAAAAATAAAACTGCGCTGCGCAGGACTCGAACCTGCAACCCACGGATTAAGAATCCGTTGCTCTGCCTGTTGAGCTAGCAGCGCAGTGCTAAAATTATAAAATTAACCCCTCAATATTTCAAGCACCTTGGATGTTGCTGATATGATTTTGTCTATAATATGTCCTGACACCGAGATTTTTAAAAGACTAAGATCTTACCATATTTTTGAAGTTGGAGCATCTGGGAGCGGTTTCCCATGTAACATTGTCAGTCCGTGAATCTTAAATGCACAGTTTGTTCGCATGTTGAACATTAAAATTTGAAACTCACCGGTATGACTCTGAAAATATTAGCAACTATACTTTTTTATTTTGGTTACGGTTCGTATTATATTCTTTTAAGGCCAAGATTTGTTGATCTTGGTGCGACTTATTTTCAAATCTTGCTAATTGACAGTCTGCCTGCCTTTGTTGCTCTGACTTCGGTTTTCTGGGGAAGGCTCGCCGATGTGATTTCAAGGAGGCTTTTTCTCTTGCTTAGCAGTCTTGGTGGAATTTTTGTCCTCCTACTCGGATTTTCCAATAGAATTGGCGCTTTGCTTTTCCTTTTACTATTTTTAAGTATTTTTGCTTCCATTGCCATACCTATTATTAACAGCATGTTTTCTTTTAGTGAAGATGCTGAAAGATCTTTTGCTACTTATCTTCTTGCGGAAGCCATTGGATGGACTCTCAGTGGAATTATTATGGGTTATTTGTCAAGAGATCCCAGCCTCTTCAGGCTTGGATATATA
Proteins encoded in this window:
- a CDS encoding CBS domain-containing protein, whose product is MLVKDIMNKDVIYVGEYTTLRELLIKFDNFHTFPLVPVVDEDKKLVGLVRLRNLIDVFFPYNRELLRISPFVDEVWDENIFKVEIGPELGILVVMADIMDEDFAVIKGDEEIEKAYEQLKIHKSEQMPVVDGEGRLQGIIGLFDIVRYLFKQKGIY
- a CDS encoding cation:proton antiporter; this encodes MHLSPVLSLGIIFLTGFFAFKIVGKVRLPTVTGYLILGIIIGEEFLNLVSDKVLSSSSFVSSIVLGFVAFTLGQNFSLQRFKRIGKTVILISIFESVCAWFIVTFAFYFILRQSFYVSIIFGAIASATAPAATVMVVRESGAKGLFTNILLGIVAIDDAWCLIIFSLSLAIAKVFVMRGSSGLAIVLEAVGRGVLEVGGAFALGISLGFLFKILSKLVKTEQGLEIYTLGFIFLAIGIAEHLHVSVLLSSMVLGATVVNTLKGDNRFFQVIKGLEYPLYLLFFVLAGANLELESLKHLGIFSVVYLFARVLGKVLGARLGALLGRAPKNIQKYVGFGLIPQAGVALGVALIAKSDFPAYGAIIFDTIVSTTVLYEIFGPIVTKWALLKAGDISLSHEASGA